Proteins encoded by one window of Salvia splendens isolate huo1 chromosome 14, SspV2, whole genome shotgun sequence:
- the LOC121765706 gene encoding mitochondrial import inner membrane translocase subunit TIM17-2-like yields MGTPETSREPCPDRIFDDVGGAFGMGAVGGGAFHFLKGLYNSPKGERLIGGTQAVRMNAPRVGGSFAVWGGLFSTFDCTMVYMRQKEDPWNSIIAGAATGGFLQMRQGMGAASRSALFGGVLLALIEGAGIMLNKVMSAQQNFPPMEDPVPNVAGMPGHPMGQLPGQPSVNVESMDAGSSSSSPSSSSWFGGLFGGKEETTSNDGSKTKVLESFDAPTPPSFEYK; encoded by the coding sequence ATGGGCACCCCGGAAACATCTAGAGAACCTTGCCCAGACCGTATCTTTGATGACGTAGGTGGAGCTTTTGGGATGGGTGCTGTTGGTGGTGGAGCTTTCCATTTCTTGAAAGGGCTCTATAACTCACCTAAAGGAGAGCGTTTGATTGGGGGTACTCAAGCAGTCCGCATGAATGCTCCTCGTGTTGGTGGTAGTTTTGCCGTATGGGGTGGGCTCTTTTCCACCTTCGACTGCACAATGGTCTACATGAGGCAGAAAGAGGATCCTTGGAACTCAATCATAGCAGGTGCAGCAACTGGCGGCTTTCTGCAGATGCGTCAGGGAATGGGTGCTGCTTCTCGATCTGCATTGTTTGGTGGTGTTTTACTTGCTTTGATCGAAGGAGCTGGGATAATGTTAAACAAAGTTATGAGTGCACAGCAGAACTTCCCTCCGATGGAAGACCCTGTTCCGAATGTGGCTGGTATGCCTGGACACCCCATGGGGCAATTGCCTGGTCAACCTTCAGTAAATGTTGAGAGCATGGACGCAGGATCTTCTTCTTCGtctccatcatcttcttcatggTTTGGAGGCCTTTTTGGCGGAAAGGAGGAGACAACTTCTAATGATGGAAGCAAGACAAAGGTCTTAGAGAGCTTTGATGCTCCAACTCCTCCATCATTTGAGTACAAATGA
- the LOC121765444 gene encoding uncharacterized protein LOC121765444, which produces MREHKKQNAYVRQIIEDIIWTQTVARICILHMIFSKVSKKRRRAEFALAYDILNRVPMQIQRLNRLVGVTDTDCLVNCRMDRNTFGRLCSLFTELGMLRVRRFVGIEEQVAIFLGVIAHHKKNRVVRFDHWRSGNTVSFYVHEVLAAVLKLHSLFLVKPEPIREDCVDWRWKCFQGCLGALDGTYIDVLVPNEDKPRFRNRKGQITTNTLAACDRHMRFTYILPGWEGSAGDARVLRDAVTRPHGLRVPIGNYYLCDNGYANSEGFLTPYKGVRYHLQDWGPDAQIPQNAVELFNMRHTKARNVIERAFAVLKMRWGILRSASFYPLKVQINLIIACFLLHNYVRSEMPIDPLDDLLDCMPESQGAEAEGDHRDSEYVDYVEATSSWNQRRDDLANSMWAERISTMQ; this is translated from the exons ATGAGGGAACATAAGAAGCAAAATGCTTATGTGAGGCAAATAATTGAGGACATAATTTGGACTCAAACCGTGGCGCGAATTTGTATACTGCACATGATTTTTAGCAAAGTTTCGAAGAAAAGGAGGCGAGCTGAATTTGCGTTGGCTTACGACATTCTGAATCGAGTACCGATGCAGATTCAACGTTTAAACAGACTCGTTGGGGTAACTGACACAGATTGTTTAGTTAATTGTAGGATGGACCGGAATACGTTTGGAAGGTTGTGTTCATTGTTTACAGAGTTGGGAATGTTACGCGTCCGGCGGTTCGTAGGGATAGAAGAGCAAGTCGCCATTTTTCTAGGTGTCATAGCACATCACAAGAAAAACCGTGTTGTTCGATTTGATCATTGGCGATCAGGGAACACAGTTTCATTCTACGTTCATGAGGTCCTTGCAGCAGTATTAAAGTTGCATTCCTTGTTCTTGGTCAAACCCGAGCCTATTCGCGAAGATTGTGTAGATTGGCGATGGAAATGTTTTCAg GGGTGTCTTGGTGCTCTTGATGGCACCTACATTGACGTTTTAGTACCAAACGAGGACAAACCACGGTTTAGGAATAGGAAGGGTCAGATAACAACCAACACTTTGGCCGCTTGCGACAGGCACATGCGTTTCACATACATATTACCCGGCTGGGAGGGATCAGCTGGCGATGCTCGAGTGCTTCGCGATGCCGTAACTCGTCCTCATGGGTTGCGAGTCCCAATAG GTAATTATTATTTGTGTGATAATGGATATGCGAACAGTGAAGGTTTTCTAACCCCTTACAAGGGGGTGAGGTATCACCTCCAAGATTGGGGTCCTGATGCGCAAATTCCACAAAATGCTGTAGAGCTCTTCAACATGCGTCATACCAAAGCTAGGAATGTAATTGAGAGAGCATTCGCGGTACTGAAGATGCGGTGGGGTATTTTGCGCAGTGCCTCCTTCTATCCCCTCAAAgttcaaataaatttaattatagcaTGCTTCCTTCTCCATAACTACGTTCGGTCTGAGATGCCAATTGATCCACTCGATGACCTTTTGGACTGCATGCCTGAGAGCCAAGGGGCTGAGGCCGAGGGAGATCATAGGGACAGTGAATACGTTGACTACGTTGAGGCAACGTCATCTTGGAATCAGCGTCGCGATGATCTGGCAAACTCGATGTGGGCTGAA CGCATATCCACAATGCAGTGA
- the LOC121765446 gene encoding putative B3 domain-containing protein Os03g0621600 gives MKVIPYEWMCEHGGSLPNLCRLQMLNGLEWVVGVTRDGRESYFDQNWNAFVSANSLGMKHVVVFSYHGEGEFKVMRFNASGCMPSTDIFVQTNDFPDWEYNPKRKDKSYYEEFSESESTDDDDTGCPVRRVEEVPTLPSFTIILLASQLDRIMCLPEIWWKTHIADHNKIQSVNLLVGDHSWNVYVKIQNDNVKIIHGWNKFVADNNLAVGSMCKFELLPAEVTKFRVSF, from the exons ATGAAGGTTATTCCTTATGAATGGATGTGCGAGCATGGAGGTAGCTTACCTAATCTCTGCAGACTCCAAATGCTCAATGGCCTTGAATGGGTGGTGGGCGTAACAAGGGATGGTCGTGAGAGCTACTTTGATCAAAACTGGAATGCATTTGTATCTGCTAATAGTCTCGGGATGAAACACGTCGTTGTTTTCAGTTACCACGGTGAAGGCGAATTCAAGGTCATGAGGTTCAATGCAAGTGGTTGTATGCCATCGACCGATATCTTCGTTCAAACTAATG aCTTTCCAGATTGGGAGTACAATCCCAAGCGTAAGGACAAATCATACTATGAGGAATTTAGTGAATCAGAATCCACTGACGACGACGACACGGGATGTCCGGTTAGACGGGTTGAGGAGGTGCCGACCCTTCCCTCTTTTACCATTATCCTTCTTGCGTCGCAACTGGACCGGATCATG TGCTTGCCTGAAATTTGGTGGAAAACCCACATTGCTGACCATAACAAAATTCAATCTGTGAATCTTTTGGTTGGTGATCATTCATGGAATGTCTACGTCAAGATTCAAAATGATAACGTGAAAATAATTCACGGTTGGAACAAATTTGTAGCAGACAACAATCTCGCCGTAGGGAGCATGTGCAAGTTCGAGTTGTTACCGGCTGAAGTCACAAAATTTCGGGTATCTTTTTAG
- the LOC121765251 gene encoding gibberellin 3-beta-dioxygenase 1-like produces MTTSISNAYEDTNIHLNNIIPLDFGSLLQLPESHVWTDDDDSGNDRRTCLARQPHAVAASPPVIDLRAPDAVGLVGDACRRWGMFQVTNHEVLHDLVEDVEEQARRLFELPNDQKLKALRAPNGVTWYGVPRFSPFFPRLMWHEGFTIVGSAMEHAKLLWPHHYEEFCDAMDKYQKKMNSLSYNILLVMLKALGVDEEDREKHSSSFLYQSDSVLQLNSYPSCPNPSQTIGLAPHTDSLLLTILHQNDTNGLQIMQEGVGWVPIRPIPGALVVNIGDFMHILSNATFNNMYHRVVPNETSHRFTMAYFYGPPADSVLAPLPKLPGPPRFRAVTVKEYIGLKNKHLEKALSFIQI; encoded by the exons ATGACCACATCTATCTCAAACGCCTACGAAGACACCAACATCCATCTCAATAACATAATCCCACTCGATTTTGGGTCACTCCTGCAACTTCCTGAGTCCCATGTCTGGACAGACGATGATGACTCAGGTAATGACCGTCGCACGTGTCTGGCGCGCCAGCCACATGCGGTGGCAGCATCACCTCCGGTCATCGACCTGCGGGCCCCGGACGCAGTAGGGCTCGTGGGAGATGCGTGCCGGAGGTGGGGGATGTTCCAGGTGACGAACCACGAGGTCCTTCATGACCTCGTGGAGGACGTCGAGGAGCAAGCCCGGAGGCTCTTCGAGCTTCCGAACGACCAGAAGCTGAAGGCTCTCCGGGCCCCGAACGGGGTGACCTGGTACGGCGTGCCCCGGTTTTCTCCGTTCTTCCCAAGATTAATGTGGCATGAAGGCTTTACTATTGTGGGGTCGGCCATGGAGCATGCCAAGCTGCTTTGGCCCCATCACTATGAAGAGTTTTG TGATGCGATGGACAAGTACCAGAAGAAGATGAATTCACTATCCTACAACATCTTGCTAGTCATGCTCAAGGCATTGGGAGTGGACGAAGAAGATCGTGAAAAACATTCATCATCATTTCTCTATCAATCAGATAGTGTATTGCAACTCAATTCGTACCCTAGTTGCCCAAACCCTAGCCAGACGATCGGCCTAGCACCACACACCGATTCATTACTACTAACTATCTTGCATCAGAACGATACCAATGGCCTCCAAATCATGCAAGAGGGGGTCGGATGGGTTCCAATCCGACCCATCCCAGGAGCCCTAGTCGTCAACATTGGAGACTTCATGCACATTTTGTCCAACGCGACATTCAACAATATGTACCATCGTGTTGTCCCAAATGAGACGAGCCATAGATTTACCATGGCATACTTCTATGGCCCTCCAGCTGATTCTGTGCTGGCCCCGCTGCCTAAGCTACCCGGGCCACCCCGGTTCCGGGCCGTCACAGTTAAGGAGTACATCGGCCTCAAGAACAAGCATCTTGAAAAAGCTCTTTCTTTTATTCAAATTTGA
- the LOC121765445 gene encoding uncharacterized protein LOC121765445 — MGTKIPQQGFFFYKSSWTAEVDSLLLSLIIKTKEMNKWSGSVIPIPILEEVAEVLTKEVGVPFTWPQLYERFQNLEERHILFDKVVKTNGVYWNANTNVVMAPEQVWKPILKENKLAAAYYYCGDPEFPRLRLLFGPQDIKQESAPLIFNISDTTVPVEDLNLMFKPLDGVGMAPTVELSVSVSSPPMPKVPKMKRNLFGDGFTNVGSQSNNEDMDPRIGKKYPPKPKKFPPSNLGSPHGSSCGSSNTHKY; from the exons ATGGGAACAAAAATCCCTCAACAAGgctttttcttttacaaatcaaGCTGGACAGCTGAGGTAGATTCACTGCTGCTATCCTTGATAATCAAAACCAAAGAAATGAACAAGTGGAGCGGTTCCGTGATCCCCATACCCATCCTCGAAGAAGTGGCGGAGGTGCTCACCAAAGAAGTGGGGGTGCCATTCACATGGCCACAATTGTACGAGAGATTTCAGAACCTTGAAGAGAGACACATACTTTTCGACAAGGTAGTCAAAACCAACGGTGTGTATTGGAATGCTAACACCAACGTGGTCATGGCACCGGAGCAAGTATGGAAACCCATTTTGAAG GAAAATAAATTGGCTGCAGCTTATTACTATTGTGGGGACCCCGAATTTCCAAGATTGAGGTTGCTGTTCGGACCGCAAGATATTAAGCAGGAGAGTGCACCACTGATATTCAATATTTCTGACACTACCGTGCCCGTAGAGGATCTCAATCTGATGTTTAAGCCATTAGATGGAGTTGGAATGGCGCCGACCGTGGAGCTAAGCGTGTCCGTCTCTTCTCCTCCCATGCCCAAAGTGCCAAAGATGAAACGCAATTTGTTTGGAGACGGGTTCACGAATGTGGGTAGTCAGTCCAATAACGAGGATATGGACCCGCGTATCGGGAAGAAATACCCCCCAAAGCCGAAGAAATTTCCTCCAAGCAATTTAGGTTCGCCACATGGAAGTTCATGTGGCTCTTCGAACACCCACAAGTATTGA